DNA sequence from the Bradyrhizobium sp. CIAT3101 genome:
CTCCAGCACCGCTCAGCCTGAAGTGGTACACGCTCGGTGTCGAGCGTCAGCCGGATCTTCATCATGTCCAATCGGGACTGTCGCAGCGCGCAGCCCAGTTGATGGACGTACGCCGCAGCATCGAGAAGGGCTTCGCCGTCGGCCCTCGCGAGCATTCGATGCACCTCGGCATGTCCGAGCAGCAAGGAGACCACATCGCTCAAGGCGGCCTTTGCTTCAGCACCTTCAGCCCTGATGATCGCAGCGGAGACAAGATCGATCGCCGAGGCGACGCCATCTGCGATCCTGTGCTGCCATTCGCGCAACAGGACGCCCTCTTGGGGACGACGCTTCCGTGAGCTCAAGACGGTTCTCCTGACGTAGATCGAAAGTAGCGGGCAGATTTTCAGCGGCCCCGATGATCCGAACCCCTCACAGCGTCGGGCGGTGCTGCGTGGTTAAATAAACTATACCGTATATTTTCTTTTAGTTGCCTTTTACCGCCGCGTATGTCAAGTGCGATCTGCGTGCGCACAGACTCGTGATTGGGAGACCGGACGATGACGAAGAAGAACGCTCCAAAACGGGGCCGACCGACCAAGGAGCTCGCCGGCGACGCCCCGTCCCGGATCCTCGATGCGGCCCAGCAGCTCTTTCTCGAGAAGGGCTACCGCAGCGCCAGCATCGACGACATCTCCGAGCTGGCCCCTGCGAGCAAGCCGACGATCTATGCGCATTTCCCCGGCAAGGAGGCGTTGTTCGCAGCGGTGGTCGCCCGCACAATCAGCGGGCTGACGGATTTCGAAGGTTTCGAACCCGAGGGCCGCACCCTGGAGGACAAGCTCATGAGCCTCGGCACCGCGATCGTGGAGAAGGTCATCGAAGAATCGTTGGGGATGGTTCGCGCCACGATCGCGGAAGCGCAGCGCTTCCCCGAGTTGAGCCGCAACGTCCATGACGCCGCTCGGGACCGCTCCGTCGGCGCGATATCTCAGCTTCTGAACCAGACGACGCAAAAACTTGCACGCGCGCCAAAAGGCCCTTTCAGCGGGAAGCGAAGCGTTGCCACCGCTCAGATCTTCCTGGACTTGATCCTACTTCCGATGCTCTTCCGTTCGCTGGTGGGAGAGACGCCCAAAGACCTTCGACGGGAGTTGCCCTCTTTCGTGCGGGAACGCGTCGGCTTTTTTCTTGCGGCGTGCGAGGCGGATTGGACCCCGTGAGCTGCACTCCGCTAGGCGCGCTAGGCCAGGCATGTCGCGGGGGATGGCGACGGTAGGCCGGCGACTTGCGCCGGCGCGCCGGTTTGGAGCGCGCCTACACAGAAGTTCATCATCTCATCGAAGGCCGGCCGGCCAGCCGCCAGTTCGAGGCGCGACGGATCCAAATAAGCATCCATCGCGTCGAGCATGCATCTGGCGAGTGCCATCGGGCTGCCTGTCCGGAATTCGCCGCTCGCCTGCCCGGCCGCGATGATCGACCGCACGAGATGGCCGAGCTTGTCGGCGTGGGACAGGGTGACCCGCCAATTCGCTTGTCCTGCGGCAACGACCAGTTCGTGGAGCCTCGGATCGTGCGCTCGCCTGAGTTGATGATGCTGGAAGATAGCCCCAAACGCGGCCTCCAAGCGCTCCCGGCTCGAGATGCGGCTGCGAGCGGCGGCTTCTGCTTCCACAAACACCTCGTCGAGCAGTCCGGCCACCACGCACTCTTCGACCGCCTGGCGGGAAGGAAAGAATCGATACAGATTTGCGGGGGACATCGAGGCGCCGCGGGCGATGTCCGCAACCGTCGTCTTCCGATAGCCGACGGCGCGGTACAGCCGGATGGCGGTCTGCACGATTTCTTCGCGAGGTTGGGACGATCCGTCACGCAATGACCTCTGGGCCTGGTTCATGATCGACCTCAACGAGACGGAATTGCCTGCATCTCGCGCCGGCAAGCCTCTCCGAATTCACGCAGCGGATCCATTTCCTCCATGAATCCCGGCAAATCGACGAATGACGTGTTCGGTGCGACGTACGTCTCGATGATCAGCCGGCCTGCGCGCTCCGCTGCATGAACCACCTCATCGTCGGATAGTATCCGCATGCGCCCGATCAGCGCATACAAGTTCACCAACGCTGGAATCTCGGATTTGTCGCTGGTCAACGCGTCCGCGTAAAGCCGCGACGCTTCCTCCATGAAACCGCGATAGAGCTTTTCGCGTTTGGTGACCGCGTGGGCATGATGGCGCTCGCGGAGCCTGCGACGGCGGGTCATCCACCCCGTCACGATCGTGGAAATCGCCCCGAACGCCGAACCTCCGAACGCGGCGAAAGCGGGAAAATAGATCGTATTCATGCGATCATTCCTCATTTTTTGCGCCACGATACCGACGCGATCCCGTCGTTCCGACAGGAGCCGCGGCCGCCGCGGCGTCGAAGACTGCTCCGCAGGCTTCGCTCAGCCCCGCCTTGTTTTGCCTGAGACAGGCTTCCACGTCGGTGGGGTCGGGGATGTAGCTGGCGCACAGGCGAAACGCGTCGGGCGCGCATGCGGCCCTTTGCTCCGCCGTGCCGCGGTTCTCCTGCGCGAAAGCCGCGCCGGCCATCGAAACCAGCGTCGCACCCACGAGCACTGCTCGCTTCTTAAACATATACGATCCTTTCTCCAGTTGAGGCATCCGACCGCGAAACCGCGGCCTGCCGAATTCTCGCGCCGACCAGCACGAACACGCGCTTGTGAGTCTTCGCTCTTGACACGTTTCGCGATCTGCGCTGTATACGAAATATACGGTGTAGTTTATTTAGGAGCCGAACGATGTCAAGCTTGTTGTGGGTGCTCGCAAGGGAAAATCCCTTGCCCGGGATCGCGGCCGCATCTTTCAACCTGATGGTGGCCTTGTCGCTCGTGAGCATCGGTCTTCTGCTGGCTATCACCATCTCGGCGATGGCCTGTCTGCATGCGCTTGCCGACCGCGATTCCCTATCGGTGCAATATGCCGCCCGGCGCGGGCCTCCGCTG
Encoded proteins:
- a CDS encoding TetR family transcriptional regulator, producing the protein MNQAQRSLRDGSSQPREEIVQTAIRLYRAVGYRKTTVADIARGASMSPANLYRFFPSRQAVEECVVAGLLDEVFVEAEAAARSRISSRERLEAAFGAIFQHHQLRRAHDPRLHELVVAAGQANWRVTLSHADKLGHLVRSIIAAGQASGEFRTGSPMALARCMLDAMDAYLDPSRLELAAGRPAFDEMMNFCVGALQTGAPAQVAGLPSPSPATCLA
- a CDS encoding TetR/AcrR family transcriptional regulator, giving the protein MTKKNAPKRGRPTKELAGDAPSRILDAAQQLFLEKGYRSASIDDISELAPASKPTIYAHFPGKEALFAAVVARTISGLTDFEGFEPEGRTLEDKLMSLGTAIVEKVIEESLGMVRATIAEAQRFPELSRNVHDAARDRSVGAISQLLNQTTQKLARAPKGPFSGKRSVATAQIFLDLILLPMLFRSLVGETPKDLRRELPSFVRERVGFFLAACEADWTP